From a single Kryptolebias marmoratus isolate JLee-2015 linkage group LG6, ASM164957v2, whole genome shotgun sequence genomic region:
- the sp3a gene encoding transcription factor Sp3a isoform X1, whose amino-acid sequence MTEQPLKPDEMAAPDADRSQEDFMQQEKSSGNQDTQPSPLDLLATTCTKVGSPSSEVNRGAAAGVTSDPSSQLSETDKWEVLAPTTAAKDESGIIQIQSQGILTSNGQYVLPLQNLQSQPIFVTSGMNDSSANSVPNIQYQVIPQIQTADGQLSFSTSGVEGPTLTQDATGQIQILSDGSQGLNLTSPANILNNNQNLISQTGNVQQIHGVSIGSSTFNNQGQVVTNVPVGLPGNITFVPINSVDLESLGLSGAQTIATGVTADGQLIMANQPVDSSESLNKADDHLSQTLPVNNSNPNTEIFVPTSSSQLNAPANEAGLLTQDASLPSAAAEQSDSGSGLHEGFVQENQELNIQVSSAQPIIQLQQVPIQTTNGQVVQSVTTGGQNLQNVQLINPGTFIIQAQTVTPSGQIQWQTFQVQGVQNLQNLQLPTTPPQQITLAPVQTLSLGSIGAGQIPNLQTVTVNSAAQQEGDTDVPGDIQIKEEPDSGDWLNTNSTLNTNDLSHLPVRMMEDEDQFGQEGKRLRRVACTCPNCKESGGRGSNVGKKKQHICHIAGCGKVYGKTSHLRAHLRWHSGERPFVCSWMFCGKRFTRSDELQRHRRTHTGEKKFVCPECSKRFMRSDHLAKHIKTHQNKKGVNSGSTVVASVESAGSSDSIIAAGGTTLILSNIQQGSNNAQDILANAEIPLQLVTTVAASEAMK is encoded by the exons acaTCAGATCCGTCTTCACAGCTTTCTGAGACTGACAAATGGGAGGTGTTAGCTCCCACAACAGCAGCAAAGGATGAGTCTGGGATAATACAGATCCAAAGTCAAGGGATATTAACGTCAAATGGACAGTATGTTCTTCCTCTCCAAAACTTACAAAGTCAGCCAATTTTCGTGACATCTGGAATGAACGACTCCTCTGCCAATTCAGTGCCTAACATTCAGTACCAAGTAATTCCTCAGATTCAGACAGCAGATGGACAGCTGAGCTTTTCCACGTCCGGTGTCGAAGGACCAACCCTGACTCAGGATGCCACGGGGCAGATTCAGATCTTGTCTGATGGGAGCCAGGGTCTCAACTTGACATCACCTGCAAACATTCTCAATAACAACCAAAACCTCATTTCACAGACTGGTAATGTCCAGCAGATCCATGGGGTTTCGATTGGCAGCTCCACGTTCAACAACCAGGGCCAGGTTGTTACCAATGTGCCTGTGGGCCTGCCGGGGAACATTACCTTTGTTCCCATTAACAGTGTCGACCTGGAATCCCTTGGCCTGTCGGGTGCTCAGACTATAGCAACAGGGGTCACTGCTGATGGCCAGCTAATTATGGCGAACCAGCCGGTTGATAGCTCAGAGAGTTTGAATAAGGCAGATGATCACCTTTCACAGACGCTACCAGTAAATAACTCAAATCCAAACACTGAGATATTTGTGCCAACGtcttcctctcagctgaatGCTCCGGCAAACGAGGCTGGTCTGCTGACACAAGACGCTTCGTTaccatcagctgctgcagagcaaTCCGACTCGGGTTCTGGCCTTCACGAAGGCTTCGTCCAGGAGAATCAGGAGCTGAATATCCAGGTGTCCTCAGCTCAGCCCATCATCCAACTGCAGCAGGTGCCTATTCAGACCACCAACGGTCAGGTGGTCCAGTCGGTGACAACAGGCGGTCAGAACCTGCAGAACGTGCAACTGATCAACCCAGGAACCTTCATCATCCAGGCTCAGACGGTCACACCGTCAGGTCAGATCCAGTGGCAGACCTTTCAGGTACAAGGAGTACAGAACCTCCAGAATCTCCAGCTGCCCACCACACCACCCCAGCAGATAACTCTGGCGCCGGTCCAGACTCTGTCTCTGGGTAGCATCGGTGCGGGGCAGATTCCCAACCTTCAGACCGTGACAGTCAACTCAGCGGCCCAACAGGAAGGAGACACAGATGTTCCCGGAG ATATCCAGATCAAGGAAGAGCCCGACTCCGGGGACTGGCTGAACACCAACTCCACCCTGAACACGAATGATCTGTCGCACCTCCCTGTCAGGATGATGGAGGATGAGGATCAGTTCGGTCAGGAGGGCAAGAGGCTGCGCAGAGTGGCGTGCACCTGTCCCAACTGCAAAGAGTCAGGTGGGAG GGGGTCCAACGTGGGCAAGAAGAAGCAGCACATCTGCCACATCGCAGGGTGTGGGAAAGTCTATGGGAAGACGTCGCACCTGCGAGCACACCTGCGCTGGCATTCAGGGGAGCGACCTTTTGTCTGCAGCTGGATGTTCTGTGGGAAAAGGTTCACACGCAGCGACGAACTGCAGAGGCACAGGAGAACACACACAG GAGAGAAGAAGTTCGTCTGCCCAGAATGCTCGAAGCGCTTCATGCGGAGCGACCACCTGGCGAAGCACATTAAAACCCATCAGAACAAGAAAGGCGTGAACTCCGGCAGCACCGTGGTGGCCTCCGTGGAGTCGGCGGGTTCCTCTGACAGCATCATCGCGGCCGGCGGCACCACCCTCATCCTCAGTAACATCCAGCAGGGCTCGAACAACGCCCAGGACATCCTGGCCAACGCAGAGATTCCCCTCCAGCTCGTCACCACAGTCGCCGCCAGCGAAGCTATGAAGTGA
- the sp3a gene encoding transcription factor Sp3a isoform X2: protein MTEQPLKPDEMAAPDADRSQEDFMQQEKSSGNQTSDPSSQLSETDKWEVLAPTTAAKDESGIIQIQSQGILTSNGQYVLPLQNLQSQPIFVTSGMNDSSANSVPNIQYQVIPQIQTADGQLSFSTSGVEGPTLTQDATGQIQILSDGSQGLNLTSPANILNNNQNLISQTGNVQQIHGVSIGSSTFNNQGQVVTNVPVGLPGNITFVPINSVDLESLGLSGAQTIATGVTADGQLIMANQPVDSSESLNKADDHLSQTLPVNNSNPNTEIFVPTSSSQLNAPANEAGLLTQDASLPSAAAEQSDSGSGLHEGFVQENQELNIQVSSAQPIIQLQQVPIQTTNGQVVQSVTTGGQNLQNVQLINPGTFIIQAQTVTPSGQIQWQTFQVQGVQNLQNLQLPTTPPQQITLAPVQTLSLGSIGAGQIPNLQTVTVNSAAQQEGDTDVPGDIQIKEEPDSGDWLNTNSTLNTNDLSHLPVRMMEDEDQFGQEGKRLRRVACTCPNCKESGGRGSNVGKKKQHICHIAGCGKVYGKTSHLRAHLRWHSGERPFVCSWMFCGKRFTRSDELQRHRRTHTGEKKFVCPECSKRFMRSDHLAKHIKTHQNKKGVNSGSTVVASVESAGSSDSIIAAGGTTLILSNIQQGSNNAQDILANAEIPLQLVTTVAASEAMK, encoded by the exons acaTCAGATCCGTCTTCACAGCTTTCTGAGACTGACAAATGGGAGGTGTTAGCTCCCACAACAGCAGCAAAGGATGAGTCTGGGATAATACAGATCCAAAGTCAAGGGATATTAACGTCAAATGGACAGTATGTTCTTCCTCTCCAAAACTTACAAAGTCAGCCAATTTTCGTGACATCTGGAATGAACGACTCCTCTGCCAATTCAGTGCCTAACATTCAGTACCAAGTAATTCCTCAGATTCAGACAGCAGATGGACAGCTGAGCTTTTCCACGTCCGGTGTCGAAGGACCAACCCTGACTCAGGATGCCACGGGGCAGATTCAGATCTTGTCTGATGGGAGCCAGGGTCTCAACTTGACATCACCTGCAAACATTCTCAATAACAACCAAAACCTCATTTCACAGACTGGTAATGTCCAGCAGATCCATGGGGTTTCGATTGGCAGCTCCACGTTCAACAACCAGGGCCAGGTTGTTACCAATGTGCCTGTGGGCCTGCCGGGGAACATTACCTTTGTTCCCATTAACAGTGTCGACCTGGAATCCCTTGGCCTGTCGGGTGCTCAGACTATAGCAACAGGGGTCACTGCTGATGGCCAGCTAATTATGGCGAACCAGCCGGTTGATAGCTCAGAGAGTTTGAATAAGGCAGATGATCACCTTTCACAGACGCTACCAGTAAATAACTCAAATCCAAACACTGAGATATTTGTGCCAACGtcttcctctcagctgaatGCTCCGGCAAACGAGGCTGGTCTGCTGACACAAGACGCTTCGTTaccatcagctgctgcagagcaaTCCGACTCGGGTTCTGGCCTTCACGAAGGCTTCGTCCAGGAGAATCAGGAGCTGAATATCCAGGTGTCCTCAGCTCAGCCCATCATCCAACTGCAGCAGGTGCCTATTCAGACCACCAACGGTCAGGTGGTCCAGTCGGTGACAACAGGCGGTCAGAACCTGCAGAACGTGCAACTGATCAACCCAGGAACCTTCATCATCCAGGCTCAGACGGTCACACCGTCAGGTCAGATCCAGTGGCAGACCTTTCAGGTACAAGGAGTACAGAACCTCCAGAATCTCCAGCTGCCCACCACACCACCCCAGCAGATAACTCTGGCGCCGGTCCAGACTCTGTCTCTGGGTAGCATCGGTGCGGGGCAGATTCCCAACCTTCAGACCGTGACAGTCAACTCAGCGGCCCAACAGGAAGGAGACACAGATGTTCCCGGAG ATATCCAGATCAAGGAAGAGCCCGACTCCGGGGACTGGCTGAACACCAACTCCACCCTGAACACGAATGATCTGTCGCACCTCCCTGTCAGGATGATGGAGGATGAGGATCAGTTCGGTCAGGAGGGCAAGAGGCTGCGCAGAGTGGCGTGCACCTGTCCCAACTGCAAAGAGTCAGGTGGGAG GGGGTCCAACGTGGGCAAGAAGAAGCAGCACATCTGCCACATCGCAGGGTGTGGGAAAGTCTATGGGAAGACGTCGCACCTGCGAGCACACCTGCGCTGGCATTCAGGGGAGCGACCTTTTGTCTGCAGCTGGATGTTCTGTGGGAAAAGGTTCACACGCAGCGACGAACTGCAGAGGCACAGGAGAACACACACAG GAGAGAAGAAGTTCGTCTGCCCAGAATGCTCGAAGCGCTTCATGCGGAGCGACCACCTGGCGAAGCACATTAAAACCCATCAGAACAAGAAAGGCGTGAACTCCGGCAGCACCGTGGTGGCCTCCGTGGAGTCGGCGGGTTCCTCTGACAGCATCATCGCGGCCGGCGGCACCACCCTCATCCTCAGTAACATCCAGCAGGGCTCGAACAACGCCCAGGACATCCTGGCCAACGCAGAGATTCCCCTCCAGCTCGTCACCACAGTCGCCGCCAGCGAAGCTATGAAGTGA